A window of Flavobacterium flavigenum contains these coding sequences:
- a CDS encoding MFS transporter → MLTKEEKKVIKQKKKRTAVYLLPWVTAVAMFIQSLDGTILNTSLPSIARDMDYSATQMHSAIVIYALTLALFIPLSGWLADKFGTRTMFIIAVALFIAGSLFCALSVSLLTFNLSRVLQAIGASMMVPIARLAILYQYPKSKLLKTMNFITIFGLLGMVVGPSLGGFLSDKFSWHWIFLVNVPIGIIGISMAKRIMPNFKKAVGKFDFRGLVYFSFALIVITMILELLSSGLTNWAILLGGLLLFNVLAALYYYHYKRTEKPIIDLRLLNIKTLRVGLTGSLITRLGIGGLPLLLPLMLQTGFGYSASVSGLLLLPSALANVAIKPFMVQIIKSLGYRTVLISNTILLGVVLVILGFLEKDTPISYYIILMIFYGFFTSIQMSAMNTITLVDLDENTKSGGNTMLVIMQQLSVSFGVSVASLILSFFGSDVIGFNITESFHYTFIVLAVITIFSSLIFRRLSESDGRGYM, encoded by the coding sequence ATGCTCACCAAAGAAGAAAAGAAAGTAATTAAACAAAAAAAGAAAAGAACAGCAGTTTATCTATTGCCCTGGGTTACTGCTGTAGCTATGTTTATTCAGTCACTTGACGGAACAATTCTTAATACTTCACTGCCTTCTATTGCCAGGGACATGGATTATTCAGCTACACAAATGCATTCTGCTATTGTAATTTACGCTCTTACGCTTGCACTCTTTATTCCTCTTTCAGGATGGCTAGCAGATAAGTTTGGGACACGCACTATGTTCATTATAGCTGTAGCGTTATTTATAGCAGGTTCTTTATTTTGTGCACTTTCGGTCAGTTTATTAACTTTTAATTTGTCACGTGTATTGCAGGCAATTGGTGCATCAATGATGGTGCCTATAGCGCGTCTGGCTATATTGTATCAGTATCCTAAAAGTAAATTGCTTAAAACTATGAACTTCATAACCATATTTGGATTGTTGGGTATGGTAGTAGGTCCAAGTTTGGGAGGTTTTTTGTCAGACAAGTTTTCTTGGCACTGGATTTTTTTAGTCAATGTTCCAATTGGAATTATAGGAATATCGATGGCGAAGAGAATTATGCCGAATTTTAAAAAAGCTGTAGGTAAATTTGATTTTCGTGGTTTGGTATACTTTAGTTTTGCATTAATTGTAATTACCATGATATTGGAATTACTCAGTAGTGGATTAACCAATTGGGCTATTTTATTAGGCGGATTGTTACTGTTCAATGTACTGGCAGCTCTATATTATTATCATTATAAACGAACTGAGAAGCCTATCATTGACCTAAGACTGTTAAATATTAAAACGCTTAGGGTAGGGCTAACCGGAAGCCTTATCACGAGATTAGGAATAGGTGGTCTTCCACTACTATTGCCTCTTATGCTGCAGACAGGTTTTGGTTATTCGGCTTCGGTTTCAGGTCTTTTGTTGTTACCATCAGCGTTAGCTAATGTAGCCATAAAACCTTTTATGGTTCAAATTATCAAGTCTTTAGGATATCGGACAGTATTAATCAGTAATACAATACTTTTGGGTGTCGTTCTGGTTATATTGGGATTTCTTGAAAAAGACACGCCTATTAGCTATTATATTATATTAATGATATTCTACGGATTTTTCACATCGATACAAATGTCAGCCATGAATACAATCACTTTGGTGGATTTAGATGAGAATACTAAAAGCGGAGGAAATACCATGCTGGTTATTATGCAGCAGCTATCTGTTAGTTTTGGTGTATCTGTAGCAAGTTTGATATTATCCTTCTTTGGGTCAGATGTAATTGGATTCAATATTACAGAGTCCTTTCACTATACCTTTATTGTTCTGGCTGTTATTACGATCTTTTCGAGTTTAATATTTCGCAGACTCAGCGAATCTGATGGGCGAGGTTATATGTAA